Genomic window (Rosa chinensis cultivar Old Blush chromosome 6, RchiOBHm-V2, whole genome shotgun sequence):
GCCGGGACTGATAGGTATTCCTTTAGCCATGTCGATGATGTGGTAGATGGCCACATTGGAGCTTTGTATAAGGGGAGAATTGGGGAGAGATATCTGCTTACTGGCGAAAACGCATCGTTTAAGCATGTGTTTGATGTAGCTGCTGTACTGACTCATACGCAGAGGCCTAAGTTTAACATCCCATTGTGGTTGATTGAGGTCTATGGATGGGTGTCGATTCTCGGCTCTCGGGTTACAGGGAAGCTTCCTCTGATCAGCCCGCcggtatgtgattttttttctttttcaacttgGTTTTTGATGCAATGTTTGTTTGTGAACAAAGTTTGGGGTATGCTTCATTTTGGGTGCAGACTGTTTATGTTCTAAGGCATCAATGGGCGTATTCGTGTGAGAAGGCCAAGCAGGAGCTGGATTATAGTCCTAGAAGCTTGAAGGAAGGATTAGAGGAGGTGCTGCCCTGGCTCAAGAATTTGGGTTTGATCAAATACTAATCACAAAGACTTTGATTAGCAGTGCTGCTGCTTCTGTGTCTTGTAAAACACTGTATTTGTATCAATGTGCAATTTTCCTTTAATTCATACACGAACAAAAATAATCAATCTACCTTTGCTCTCTCATATGCctgttccaaaagaaaatgcttGGCACAATCATTCGCAATTGCTTATGTGTGCACGAACGATTTTGAACTGTCAATTAAAAGCAAACGTGAATCGTCAGTTGCTTATCTGTTGATCGATCGCTTTAGAGTCTTGCTGGCTGTGTATCTGACTGGTATGTGTTTCACCAGGTTTTACAAGTTTGATGCGTGACCAAGTTCAGATTATACGAAACAAGCTTATATCCCACTATCAAGTGACACATGATTAAGCGTTTCTGGATTCTGTATGCAATAAATAAGCTTATATTCATTTCTTTCGACATCATGAGACTTGATCAATGAATTAACTTGGGTCTTTGAATGACTCGTGTACCAAGGATAGTTTACGTTCCGGAGGTAAATCATTAACCGATCCATTTTCCGAGATTGTGTGCAGAATGAGACAGTATACTAGTTTAAGCTCTCAACCTTGAGTGATGCCGATATTCAATTTCGGGTTCACTACTGCCAAGTTCCAACTGATGAGTCTTGTGATTTCTATCTATCTATGGCAACAATGGTAAAATTCCAAAGTTTTTGAATTTGAACCCTTGGATCATCGGATTTGACGCCTATTATTATAAAACTAATTGATCAAAATCAAAAGTATACACAGAGAGTCCTTTAAGATTTTCAATTTCCCATCCCATCCTAGTAGTCCTAGCACAGAAAGAACCAGCACGGCACCCTAAAAGTTGAGAACTTTAGAGAGACGACCTTTGTGTTTGGTTCTCTGGAAAAATAGCCATGGCCAAGCCAAAAACATCCTACGAGGAGACCCGAAAGCAGAGAATGGAAGAAAACAGGAAGAGAATGGAAGCCCTCAATCTGCCTCAGCTGGCTCAGGCTTTTCAAACCTCTTCGTCTCCCAAACCTTCTCCGGTAAGCCTAAACCCTTTATTTCCTCATTGTCTCTGTAAAGACAGCTCATTCTCTGAATTTCTCAGATGAAGCGCCAGAAGCCTCGTAAAGTGGAGAAGCAGATTGTTGAGGTGAGGAGATCGGCTCGCGTCGCAAGCCAGCCTACCCCTGTTTACAGAGAAGTGAGTCCATTTTTCAGCTCATAATTTGTTTCTGTGCAAAAAAAGGTGCAATCTTTGAGGAGTTTTATGTGATCTCTGACAGGTTGAGGTGAAGGTACCAAGAAGCTATGGGAGGATTTCTAAGCATAGGGATTTGTCCAACCGGGTATATGCTAGTGAGTACGCCAGAGCCGAGGCAACGGAGAAAGCTGAGGAATTGGAGTCGGGCTTGGGATCCGATTACCCGACCTTTGTGAAACCAATGCTCCAATCCCATGTCACTGGTGGATTCTGGCTGGTAAAAGATTTGCTTTATATGAGAACTATTTAACTTGTCCATTGTTTGTTTGTGCTGTATTGTTCTGGTATCGCATTGCTAGTATAAAAACGCACATGTTTTGAACACCATAATCCATCCATAAGTACTCCAAGACCATTTTATTCTTGCTAGAATATATGTGTTTCTAGCTGTCAGAATTGAAATTGAGAACTTTGTGTTTCTAGAGGAATGACCATCACATATTTTTCTTCCGGTCATAGTTACTGCAAAGTTATGGCATAGAATCTGTGATTTGGGACCAACTATTGTCTTAGACCGGTGACTAATGAGACTTAAAATCCTGTGTGTGACCCTCCTCTGGCCATTATACTGTTTCGAATTGTGTATAcagcaacaatcaatttgattCACCACTAGAGGAATGCTTCTAAGTATTCTGTCCGATTTCTGAAACAGGGTCTTCCACTCCCTTTCTGCAGGAAGTACCTCCCCAAACGCGATGCAGCTGTGATGCTGGTAGATGAAGAAGGTGAGGAGTACCCGACTGTATACTTGGGGAACAAAAATGGACTTAGCGGTGGATGGAGAGGATTTTCGATTGCCCATGAGTTGGTGGACGGTGATGCATTGGTATTTCAGTTAATCAGGCCTACGACATTCAAGGTATTTCAGTTAATCAGGCCTACGACTTTTGAACTCTGTTTTGAGCACTCAGGGAATACATGAGAAACTCTTAAAACCCCAGACTCGAGAACTGGTATATTAGATTATTAGAATAGACTCAATAGAGTCAATAGACCAGGTAGTAGTACTTACTTGACTATAATTAAGGACTACTTACAAGTTTCTTGATTTAGTTCAAATGTAAGAGGGTTCTCTTTTTAAGCAATAACATGCTGTGGAAGGGAATGGTGAAAACAAATATAGTCTCTTCTGTAGATACAGATGATTCCAACTAGATAAGTgccttattcttctttcttgtcCAGCCTAAATGTTTTGTCTTTAATATACTGTTTTTCCATTACCATTTCAGGTGTACATCATAAGGGTAGAAAGCTCTTAAAGAGTTCAACAAGCTCTTAACTCATGAGTTAGGTCAGTTGAGGTAATTGTAGAGGTTAAATTTACTTAATGATCGCATCTATTTTGTAATTTTCAGTATGttcattgataataaaatcTCAATCTTTGATTCTAATTCTGTCACTACTCATACTAATGATTTTTCCTACTATTTGTACTGCAATTTTTACCCACTTACTAACTTAGTCGTGCATTCAACTCTTCTCTTATGCATTCCAAATTCCATATGAGATGTTGTTACAGACTCTATTGATATTCTGTCAGTCTCTTGGTTTGCTCTGCTGTGAGAGTTAGATAGGTTTATGGGGGATTATGGCAGTTGATCACAATTAGTAAGAATGAAAATTCATAGAAGAGTAGTAAAACTTTTATGATATATCTAGAAGTTATAAAGATGATTCAGAGTATGTGCTCAATGAGGGATGGTAACTCTTTTAAGGAAGATCATTTTTAAAGTAACATGGGATATATCAAATTCAACTTTTATCATGATTTGATGAAGATCTACTTATCACATCTGCTGTACGTATTTGTATGAAGTATGAACATAGATATTCTGACAAAGAAACAGTTTACTTTTACATACAAAAGACTAGGAATGTGCCTGTGTTTTATATAGAAATATCTGTGTTCCAAAATGCTTGAGTTGCCTTCACCCGAGTGAATGAATTCATGGTTAATGTCTTTCGTTAATCCAAAAGTAGCCAATTTTGGCTTGAAATTCTTCTTCATTGCCTGCCTATGCGACTTGGTAGCTTTTCCGAGTTCAAATTCTTAGCAAGTCTCACTCGAGCTTTTTGCTTGTTGCAGGTTTAAAATGTTTTGGAATGGACTATCCAAGTGCAATAGATCTTCATTTGCCCCTAGACAATATTTTTTGTATATTAGAGATCACCAAATGTTCTTCTGGCTCTCTGTAATTTTTCTGATGAGGTGATCATATTCGGATGTCCATGGTGTCTAGAGAAATGAACACAGAACTTAATTTGGATGCACTGTTAGTTATTAATGAGAAGATCATCTATAGATATCAATTTAAATGTGTTTTgagttcattttctttgaattttaaTCTATCGGGAATGAATGAATTGTTTTTATATCAATGTTAAGTCGTCATctccttaattatatataagatttattaaaataaaatatttatatttatgaCACAATTACTTATATAAAATGAAGATGAGATAGATATAAATGAGCTCTCGTTCACGGAGTGGAAGAACCTAGTGACATTTgataactttttttatttttggaataaagggttggtgcggctgccctcaagttttgattaatgaaactatcgAATACagagggggggacattgagtctaaacccctgattacaataagcatctagagtattttctgaaataatatcagaaagcTCTACAGGagacttgtattctaacaagcaccaactagcaaagagtgcacaagtagctactccatttgctttaacatagcagtgacataccggaaagataactcgatatgtaacccgattacaacatagcataattaccaggtttagcacagctttcctccTATGTTGCCGCCGAAGATTAAATCCGACAACACTTAGtctcatcctgccactaggcgaCAACGTCCATTTGACGAAGTAAATAACTCGCCACcaacctagagcagacaaggcacatagAGTGTGCATACCGGGACAAAGCCCACGTCGCCCCACCCAATAgtggtagggacttattgcctGCATAGAGCCACATTTTATTAAAAGcaaataacaataaaacaaagcaGAAAAACAAGTAACTTTTTTTGTGATAACTATTTGCATTCCGATTCACTTTGTATTAGTTGATGTTATTATCATTTCCAAATTCATTCATAGTAAACATGAACTAATCCAATCCCTCCTTCCTAAACCAAACGCTTTAATCTCGTTCTAAATTACTTCATTACTGACGAGATTAAAGCAATGGGCggtaaaatttgaatttaaacCCTTGATTTAACGCTGATTTGATGGAAGTCCATTCCCCCAACTCACAAACAATTAATAAATCACCAGTGAGCAATCAGCTTCCGAGCTGTGACCCAACCGCGGGTGATGCGCCACTTACTCTATGAGGTGGGAACCCAACGGTCGACTGGCCTAGGGTCTTCTCTATTAAACCCTCCACCTTGTACCCACTGAGAGAGAGTCACCGTCGATCATCTTCATTTGTTCCCCAATCgcaaaaaccaaaccctaaatttCAAAAACTGTGAGAATCGTCCATGGCTAAACCCAAGACAGTATCATACGAGGAGAGTCGCAAGCAGAGGTTGGAGGAAAACAGGAAGAGAATGGAGGCACTCAATCTGCCTCAGCTTTCTCTCGCTCTTAAAACCTCTTCCTCTCCCAAATCCTCCCCtgtaaaaccctaaaccctaatttcctctgcgcattttttgtttgtttgtttgggtGTGTGAAATGAGCTCACTTTGAGTTCTGTTTGATTGTCAGATGAAGCGAACCCCCAAGCCCAAGGCCGAGAAGCAGATGGTTGTGGTGAGGAGGTCCTCTCGAGTCGCAAATCTACCTTCGCCTCCTGTCTACAAAGAAATGGTCTTCATCATTTTACCTCGACTCTGTTTATActtccccttttcttttcttttatggtGGATTTTTGTTCAAAAAGAGTTTCAATGTTTTGTGATTACAGGAAGTTGTTGAGCGAGTTATGATACCGAGAAGGTATTCTGGTTCTACTTCTAAGCATAGGGATCTGTCGAATCGGGTGTATGCTTCTTATGAAGATAGAATGGATGCTATGGCGAAAGCTGAAAAATTGGAGTCGGATTTGGGGTCTGATTACCCGACTCTTGTGAAAACAATGCTCCAATCACATGTCACTGGTGGATTTTGGCTGGTAAGGATCAAGGAATGTGCTTACTGTGTCATCTTTTAATTGAatgtttcttctgtttttttttttttttatcaaaataatTGTTTTATGTTTAGATAACCATGATGACCAATTTACTATATAGTCGATGTTATTTGGGTTTTGAAAGTTCATACTGTGTTTCTAGGGGAATggtttttgttatatttttgatgATTAACCCTGTGGTAGTTGTCAGTTAACTGGAAGTTATGGCACAGAATTTGTGTTCTGAAGAATGATTCTACCTAAAATAGACCCTATCATCGGGTCTTAGAATAAGTTGGCTTTAACTTGTCATCATCTATGCAATATGCTGCTTCATGTTGTGTATGAGGGAACAACCAACTGGATTCACCAGTAGCCTGATGCTTGTAAATGTTGTATCTAAATTTCTCTTTTTGGCAACAGGGTCTTCAAGTCCAGTTCTGCAAGGattatctttcaaagaaagatgaaatTATGACATTGGTAGACGAAGATGGTAATGAGTACGAGACTATTTACTTGGCCCGGAAGACAGGACTAAGTGGTGGATGGAAAGGATTTGCAGTTGCTCATGATTTGGTGGATGGGGATGCAGTGGTCTTTCAATTAATCAAGCCTACAACAATGAAGGTGATTTATTATCACATTTTGATGATAGAGGATACACTAAAACCCTTTAAAGTACAAGACAGATATAGTATACTGGTGGATTATGATAAGGAGTCGTTTTGAGTTTATAATATCATTTCCATGATGAATAGTCTGTTGACCCAAAACAAAGTTAAGTTTCTTGACAAATCTACATAAAACTCTAGTAATTTTCCCTTCATATAGTCAAATGAAGGCATAAAATAGTGTCTGCGGCAATCATTTATTGTATCTGTAGATACCATTTATTCCAACTATTTAAGTAACCCACAAAGTATTTGCTGCATCTATTTTGACCATTCTGTTCTTTGTTTACAGATTTGAATTTTAATATCTCATTTGATGtacttttattatattttcagGTGTACATTATAAGGGTGGAAAGAAAGGCCTGAACAGTATTATGCTAACTCTAACGCAGTCCGATCGATTAGGTATTCTTTTCTTCCAGGAGTTCAattttcttatttcttctcaTAGCCATTGCTTTTTCAACATATACATTGTTAATGAATTAGCAATTTTCTGATTTGATTTATTCTATTCCTCATCAAATTCAGCAATGACATTTTCTATGAATTGACCTATACAAAAGACAGTGTATCACATTCTATTAGAATTCTGTCAAGCACATGGTTTGCTCAGCTTTACGATTCATATAGGTTAGTTAATCAAATCAAACAGAAAGTAACTAGTAACTCATAAATCTCAATACAGAaactttctttcctttttttgttaaataaatAGCATATCAGCTGCTTGGGGACCAGATTTGGTCTCAGAAGTACTCAGCCATGAAGATCTGCATATGCCATGATCATAATAAAAAACAAATGTCTTTATATGAA
Coding sequences:
- the LOC112174458 gene encoding B3 domain-containing protein Os06g0194400 isoform X2 → MAKPKTSYEETRKQRMEENRKRMEALNLPQLAQAFQTSSSPKPSPMKRQKPRKVEKQIVEVRRSARVASQPTPVYREVEVKVPRSYGRISKHRDLSNRVYASEYARAEATEKAEELESGLGSDYPTFVKPMLQSHVTGGFWLGLPLPFCRKYLPKRDAAVMLVDEEGEEYPTVYLGNKNGLSGGWRGFSIAHELVDGDALVFQLIRPTTFKVYIIRVESS
- the LOC112174458 gene encoding B3 domain-containing protein At5g42700 isoform X1 codes for the protein MAKPKTSYEETRKQRMEENRKRMEALNLPQLAQAFQTSSSPKPSPMKRQKPRKVEKQIVEVRRSARVASQPTPVYREVEVKVPRSYGRISKHRDLSNRVYASEYARAEATEKAEELESGLGSDYPTFVKPMLQSHVTGGFWLGLPLPFCRKYLPKRDAAVMLVDEEGEEYPTVYLGNKNGLSGGWRGFSIAHELVDGDALVFQLIRPTTFKVFQLIRPTTFELCFEHSGNT
- the LOC112174209 gene encoding B3 domain-containing protein At5g42700, which translates into the protein MAKPKTVSYEESRKQRLEENRKRMEALNLPQLSLALKTSSSPKSSPMKRTPKPKAEKQMVVVRRSSRVANLPSPPVYKEMEVVERVMIPRRYSGSTSKHRDLSNRVYASYEDRMDAMAKAEKLESDLGSDYPTLVKTMLQSHVTGGFWLGLQVQFCKDYLSKKDEIMTLVDEDGNEYETIYLARKTGLSGGWKGFAVAHDLVDGDAVVFQLIKPTTMKVYIIRVERKA